The following are encoded together in the Capsulimonas corticalis genome:
- a CDS encoding glycoside hydrolase family 15 protein: MPRDIPIANGNLLITFDSRYTLRDVYFPYVGLENHTRGQACRFGVWVDGQMSWIHEPSWQKSLKYENDTLVTEVTATHWGLGIQLKCHDCVDFDRDLYVRKVEIENLLPMPRDVRLFWHHDFNLWASSEGNTAYYAPNLQAMIHYKGKCWMLANVCVDGDPPKFGVRHYAVGVSRAHGAEGTWRDAEDGVLERNPIAQGAVDSTIGAHIQLDRTATVYYWLAAAEDYAGVKLIDALVKERGAEFFIHRVRTYWNRWVNKDDIPYGDLPDSIVTLYKQSLLILRTQIDNRGAILAANDSDYLDFNNDTYSYMWPRDGALVAYALDLAGQPDITRNFYNFCKDVLLPEGYLLHKYNPDKSLGSSWHPWTDGEGNPQLPIQEDETALVIWALWEHYQRYRDVEFIRTLYSPLIRRAGDFLASYRDTHTGLPGASYDLWEERHGIHTFTVAAVWAGLNAAALFAETFGDFERVETFNTARDEIKVAAAKHLWDPERERFVRRITIDRATGAIDADVNIDSSLYGVFQFGMFPADDPMVVSTMTQIEQRLWCRTDIGGVARYENDYYHQVSQDVANVPGNPWIICTLWLAEWYIAKAKSLPDLSRALEILDWVRKHTLDSGVLAEQLHPYSGGPISVSPLTWSHATVVMTVREYIAKLDHLCEAATKEALLSGEMDLYEMAE; this comes from the coding sequence ATGCCACGCGACATTCCGATTGCCAACGGCAATCTTTTGATAACCTTCGATTCGCGCTATACGCTGCGAGACGTTTACTTTCCCTATGTCGGTCTCGAGAACCATACCCGTGGGCAAGCCTGTCGATTTGGCGTGTGGGTAGACGGGCAAATGTCCTGGATCCACGAGCCCTCCTGGCAGAAATCTCTCAAATATGAGAACGATACGCTGGTGACGGAAGTCACCGCGACGCACTGGGGACTGGGAATCCAGCTCAAGTGCCATGACTGCGTGGACTTCGACCGCGATCTCTATGTCCGCAAGGTCGAGATCGAGAACCTGCTGCCGATGCCGCGCGATGTGCGGCTGTTCTGGCATCACGACTTCAACCTGTGGGCCTCCTCCGAAGGCAACACGGCGTACTATGCGCCCAACCTCCAGGCGATGATCCACTATAAAGGCAAGTGCTGGATGTTGGCGAATGTGTGCGTGGACGGCGATCCGCCCAAGTTCGGCGTGCGCCACTACGCGGTCGGCGTTTCCCGCGCGCATGGCGCGGAGGGGACGTGGCGCGACGCCGAGGATGGCGTGCTGGAGCGAAATCCGATCGCGCAGGGCGCCGTGGACAGCACGATCGGCGCGCATATCCAATTGGACCGCACGGCAACTGTCTACTACTGGCTGGCGGCAGCCGAAGATTACGCGGGCGTCAAGCTGATCGATGCATTGGTCAAAGAGCGCGGCGCGGAGTTCTTTATCCACCGGGTCCGCACCTACTGGAATCGCTGGGTCAACAAAGATGACATCCCCTACGGCGACCTGCCCGATTCGATTGTCACGCTTTACAAGCAATCTCTGCTGATCCTGCGCACGCAGATCGACAACCGGGGCGCGATCCTGGCGGCGAACGACAGCGACTATCTCGACTTCAACAACGACACCTATTCCTATATGTGGCCGCGCGACGGCGCTCTGGTGGCCTACGCGCTCGATCTCGCCGGCCAGCCCGACATTACCCGGAACTTCTACAACTTCTGCAAGGATGTTCTGCTGCCCGAAGGGTACTTGCTGCACAAGTATAACCCGGACAAGTCGCTCGGCTCCTCCTGGCACCCCTGGACCGACGGGGAGGGCAACCCGCAGCTCCCCATTCAGGAGGACGAGACCGCGCTGGTGATCTGGGCGCTCTGGGAGCACTACCAGCGGTATCGCGACGTCGAATTCATCCGGACTCTTTACTCGCCCCTGATCCGGCGCGCCGGCGACTTCCTGGCCTCCTACCGGGACACGCATACGGGCCTGCCGGGCGCCTCCTACGATCTGTGGGAAGAGCGGCACGGCATCCATACCTTCACGGTGGCCGCCGTGTGGGCCGGCCTGAACGCCGCCGCTCTTTTCGCCGAAACCTTTGGCGACTTCGAGCGGGTGGAGACATTCAACACGGCGCGCGATGAGATCAAGGTCGCCGCCGCCAAGCACCTATGGGATCCGGAGCGCGAGCGTTTCGTCCGGCGCATCACCATCGACCGGGCGACCGGGGCGATCGACGCCGACGTCAATATCGACAGCAGTCTCTACGGCGTCTTCCAATTCGGCATGTTCCCGGCCGACGATCCCATGGTCGTTTCCACCATGACCCAGATCGAGCAGCGTCTCTGGTGCCGCACCGACATCGGCGGCGTCGCGCGCTACGAGAACGATTACTACCACCAGGTCAGCCAGGACGTCGCCAACGTTCCCGGCAACCCCTGGATCATCTGCACCCTCTGGCTCGCCGAGTGGTATATCGCCAAGGCCAAGAGCCTGCCAGACCTGTCGCGCGCCTTAGAAATTCTGGACTGGGTCCGCAAGCACACGCTCGACTCCGGCGTGCTCGCCGAACAGCTCCACCCCTACAGCGGCGGCCCGATCTCCGTGTCGCCCTTGACCTGGTCGCACGCCACCGTGGTCATGACCGTCCGCGAATACATCGCGAAATTAGATCATCTCTGTGAGGCGGCGACCAAAGAAGCGCTGCTCTCGGGCGAGATGGATCTGTATGAGATGGCGGAGTAG
- a CDS encoding 4'-phosphopantetheinyl transferase family protein — protein MPLPCFDETLWPVAPAPPLATDAAHVWGVALDDARLPLDALAATLNAAERARAARFKFARDRDAFVIAHGALRAILCGYLGLEAHEIVFQEGAHGKPELSGGMAGSLRFNLSHTHGAALVGVTRNARIGVDIERIREDTPILELARRFFHPDEARALEQTPSDQQLSAFFTTWTRKEALVKAHGDGIAHLLQVFAVTIGQPPEVLAKPVGEEHLDWRIYDAPTNASYRASVACDRPITLTRRLWRPTS, from the coding sequence ATGCCTCTCCCCTGCTTTGACGAAACACTTTGGCCGGTCGCCCCCGCGCCGCCGCTCGCCACGGACGCCGCCCATGTTTGGGGCGTCGCGCTGGACGACGCGCGACTGCCTCTGGATGCGCTGGCCGCGACATTGAACGCCGCCGAGCGGGCGCGGGCGGCGCGGTTCAAGTTCGCGCGCGACCGTGATGCGTTCGTCATCGCGCATGGGGCGCTTCGCGCGATCTTGTGTGGATATCTCGGGTTGGAGGCGCACGAGATTGTCTTTCAAGAAGGCGCTCACGGCAAACCTGAACTCAGCGGGGGGATGGCGGGGTCACTGCGTTTCAATCTCAGCCATACCCACGGCGCGGCGCTGGTGGGAGTGACGCGCAACGCAAGGATCGGCGTGGATATCGAACGAATCCGGGAAGATACGCCGATCCTGGAGCTGGCGCGCCGTTTCTTCCATCCCGATGAAGCCCGGGCGCTGGAGCAAACGCCCTCGGATCAGCAGCTCAGCGCGTTTTTCACCACATGGACGCGCAAAGAAGCGCTGGTGAAGGCGCACGGCGACGGCATCGCGCATCTGCTCCAAGTATTCGCCGTCACGATCGGCCAGCCGCCAGAAGTCCTCGCCAAGCCTGTCGGCGAAGAACATCTCGATTGGCGCATTTACGACGCGCCGACGAATGCAAGCTATCGAGCGTCGGTCGCGTGCGACCGACCAATAACGCTGACACGAAGGCTTTGGCGGCCCACCTCTTAA
- a CDS encoding SDR family NAD(P)-dependent oxidoreductase, translating to MDSKVWFITGASRGFGRIWAEAALERGDKVAATARKLADVADLTERFGDAVLPLALDVTDAEQVRQTVAQAHAHFGRLDVVLNNAGYSLVATVEEASEADVRAEFDTNYFGTLRVIQAALPLLRQQGGGRILGVSSTVGHVAFPLIGFYCSSKWAFEALHESLAQEVKAFGVAVTLIEPGAYATEFGSPASLKMAPGMDLYNELRQQVFGRLSSMERGDPQATSEAIFKVVDAENPPLRFILGSTGLPMVRAAYESRIAIWEEWADVSNSAQGGSNTNA from the coding sequence ATGGATAGCAAAGTTTGGTTTATCACCGGCGCGTCTCGCGGGTTTGGGCGCATCTGGGCCGAAGCCGCGCTGGAGCGGGGCGACAAGGTCGCCGCGACCGCCCGTAAATTGGCGGATGTGGCCGATCTGACGGAGCGTTTCGGCGACGCTGTTCTGCCGCTCGCGCTCGACGTGACCGACGCGGAGCAAGTCCGGCAGACCGTGGCGCAGGCGCACGCGCACTTCGGCAGGCTGGACGTGGTCCTCAACAACGCGGGCTATTCTCTGGTCGCCACGGTTGAGGAGGCGAGCGAGGCGGATGTCCGTGCTGAGTTTGACACGAACTACTTTGGGACTCTTCGTGTGATCCAGGCGGCCCTGCCCTTGCTGCGGCAGCAGGGCGGCGGGCGTATTCTCGGCGTTTCGAGCACCGTCGGTCATGTGGCGTTTCCGCTGATCGGCTTTTACTGCTCCTCCAAATGGGCGTTTGAGGCGCTCCATGAAAGCCTGGCGCAGGAGGTCAAAGCGTTCGGCGTTGCGGTGACGCTCATCGAGCCCGGCGCATATGCGACTGAGTTCGGAAGCCCCGCGTCGCTGAAGATGGCGCCGGGCATGGATCTCTACAACGAACTGCGCCAACAGGTGTTCGGACGTTTGTCGAGCATGGAGCGAGGCGATCCGCAGGCTACATCAGAAGCGATCTTCAAGGTCGTGGACGCGGAGAATCCGCCGCTGCGATTTATTCTTGGCAGTACAGGTTTGCCCATGGTGCGCGCCGCCTATGAGAGCCGTATCGCTATCTGGGAGGAATGGGCGGATGTCTCGAACTCCGCGCAGGGCGGATCGAATACGAATGCGTGA
- a CDS encoding glycoside hydrolase family 10 protein, with the protein MPIVRLVSLFAGVIGAAGCAAQPAAPPVAASPKVSVRVAAAVPAPIAASPSPKPVDPPKPVPPPPPRKDYGPQRPELRAFWVDGFNDGYKTPAQCDALLARVRQLHMNAVFVQMRKRADAYYRSSYEPWADDDASHFDALEYLIEHAHQAGLPRVQIHAWVNACAVGGNKGPRALPKLHPDWISLSDTKEMFDSEVTKIDPGNPAAADWTVRVYTDIVRHYDVDGIHMDFIRYGGADKTVGHWGYNPVSVARYNARYGTTGQPVWSDERWKQWRRDQVTALVRRVYASAVAVRPKVIVSAATICWGKGPESDAEYEAKSASYQGVFAPWRDWMREGILDLDCGMTYMNSGRHRDHWRQWNAFLKDHQYGRRAAMGTAIYMNSIPESLWQINETRAPSMSGAHLAGTLLYSYASTTADASAPDGVLQYDPKFYDALGESALYKKDVAIPPMPWKSHPETGVVQGTLLSPDGLAPRDGAVVTLRRAHGGRRQARADGNGFFAVIGVTPGAYYASWEDGGVKTDLGTVHVHAGETLKITPGLPRRPIAGIGKVADGQSVTFVNAVVTNGSARLGDVFYVSDPGSKALVRVDAPGLIPPTVRGDLLAVEGTVSHEGAVPVVKASAVRWLGALRD; encoded by the coding sequence GTGCCAATCGTTCGTCTTGTTTCCCTCTTCGCGGGCGTGATCGGCGCCGCAGGCTGCGCGGCGCAGCCGGCTGCGCCGCCTGTGGCTGCTTCTCCCAAAGTTTCCGTGCGTGTCGCCGCTGCTGTTCCGGCGCCGATTGCCGCGTCGCCCTCGCCAAAACCCGTGGATCCGCCCAAGCCCGTTCCGCCGCCTCCGCCGCGTAAGGATTACGGGCCGCAGCGGCCGGAGCTGCGGGCGTTCTGGGTGGATGGGTTCAATGACGGATACAAGACTCCCGCGCAGTGCGATGCGCTGCTGGCGCGGGTGCGGCAATTGCACATGAATGCGGTGTTTGTGCAGATGCGCAAACGGGCGGACGCCTATTATCGATCGTCGTATGAGCCGTGGGCGGATGACGACGCGTCGCACTTCGACGCGCTGGAGTATTTGATCGAGCATGCGCATCAAGCGGGGCTGCCTCGCGTTCAAATCCATGCCTGGGTGAACGCCTGCGCGGTGGGCGGGAACAAGGGGCCGCGCGCGCTGCCGAAGCTCCATCCCGACTGGATCTCATTGTCCGACACGAAGGAAATGTTCGATTCGGAAGTGACGAAGATCGATCCCGGCAACCCGGCCGCCGCCGACTGGACGGTTCGGGTGTACACGGATATCGTGCGGCATTACGATGTCGATGGGATCCATATGGACTTTATCCGTTACGGCGGCGCGGACAAAACCGTGGGACACTGGGGATATAACCCCGTTTCAGTCGCGCGTTATAACGCCCGCTATGGGACGACCGGGCAGCCGGTATGGAGCGATGAGCGCTGGAAACAGTGGCGGCGCGATCAGGTGACGGCGCTGGTGCGGAGGGTTTACGCCAGTGCTGTCGCGGTGCGTCCGAAGGTGATCGTGAGCGCGGCGACGATCTGCTGGGGCAAGGGGCCGGAGAGCGACGCCGAATACGAAGCCAAGAGCGCCTCGTATCAGGGCGTCTTCGCGCCGTGGCGAGACTGGATGCGCGAGGGCATCCTGGATCTGGACTGCGGCATGACCTACATGAATAGCGGCAGGCATCGGGACCATTGGCGGCAGTGGAACGCGTTTCTGAAGGACCATCAGTACGGGCGGCGGGCGGCGATGGGGACCGCGATCTATATGAACTCCATCCCGGAATCGCTGTGGCAGATCAACGAGACGCGCGCGCCGTCGATGAGCGGCGCCCATCTGGCGGGAACGCTGCTCTATTCCTACGCCAGCACCACCGCCGACGCCTCCGCGCCCGACGGCGTCCTGCAATATGATCCCAAGTTTTATGATGCGCTCGGCGAATCGGCGTTGTACAAAAAGGATGTCGCAATCCCGCCCATGCCCTGGAAATCACATCCGGAGACGGGCGTCGTGCAGGGGACGCTGCTCAGTCCGGACGGTCTCGCGCCGCGTGACGGCGCGGTGGTGACGCTGCGCCGCGCGCATGGCGGACGCCGTCAGGCGCGCGCCGATGGGAACGGATTCTTCGCGGTGATCGGCGTGACGCCCGGCGCTTACTATGCGTCCTGGGAGGACGGCGGCGTCAAGACCGATCTGGGAACCGTCCATGTCCATGCCGGGGAGACGCTGAAGATCACTCCGGGACTGCCGCGTCGACCGATCGCGGGAATTGGGAAAGTCGCTGACGGGCAGAGCGTCACGTTCGTCAACGCCGTCGTCACCAACGGCTCGGCCCGGCTTGGCGATGTCTTTTACGTTTCCGATCCGGGAAGCAAGGCGCTGGTGCGCGTGGATGCGCCGGGGCTGATTCCTCCGACGGTGCGCGGGGATCTGTTAGCGGTGGAGGGGACGGTCAGCCACGAGGGAGCTGTCCCTGTGGTGAAGGCGTCGGCGGTGCGTTGGCTGGGAGCGCTCCGAGACTGA
- a CDS encoding FAD-dependent oxidoreductase, which yields MNTPIAIIGAGLGGLTLARVLHVYGIAATVYEADASPDARAQGGMLDIHENNGQLALKAAGLFDEFLGIIHPGGQETRVLDKDGNLLFEDPDDGTGGRPEVPRGELRRILLESLPAGVVRWGHKLAAATPIGGGRHELVFADGSTVTTGLLVGADGAWSRVRPLLSEAKPAYVGASFIETYLLDGDNRHPASAKAVGGGALFALAPGKGILAHREPNGALHTYVELNKPKEWIDNIDFSNPATALTKVAEEFDGWAPELTALITNADTAPVPRPIHALPIDHKWDRTLGVTLLGDAAHLMIPSGEGANLAMFDGAELAKAIAAHPGDVEAALLAYETDLFPRSASEAADAEEVLHVCLGPNAPQSLVDFFTNNQPA from the coding sequence ATGAATACTCCAATCGCGATCATCGGCGCTGGGCTCGGCGGCCTGACGCTTGCGCGCGTCCTCCACGTTTACGGCATTGCGGCGACAGTCTACGAAGCGGACGCTTCGCCGGACGCGCGGGCGCAGGGGGGCATGCTCGACATCCATGAAAACAACGGGCAGCTTGCGCTAAAAGCAGCAGGACTCTTTGATGAGTTCCTCGGGATCATCCACCCGGGCGGCCAGGAAACACGGGTGCTCGACAAGGACGGCAATCTCTTGTTTGAAGACCCTGACGACGGAACAGGCGGTCGGCCGGAAGTCCCCCGAGGAGAGCTTCGCCGAATTCTGCTGGAGTCGCTTCCCGCCGGCGTGGTCCGCTGGGGACACAAACTGGCGGCGGCAACGCCCATTGGCGGCGGGCGCCACGAGCTAGTCTTTGCAGACGGCTCAACCGTGACGACCGGCCTCCTCGTAGGCGCGGACGGCGCCTGGTCAAGAGTCCGTCCACTTCTTTCCGAGGCAAAACCGGCGTATGTCGGCGCGTCCTTCATCGAGACGTATCTGTTGGACGGCGACAACCGTCATCCCGCGAGCGCAAAAGCAGTCGGCGGCGGCGCGCTGTTTGCTCTCGCGCCGGGAAAAGGCATCCTCGCACACCGTGAGCCCAATGGCGCGCTGCACACGTATGTCGAGCTGAACAAACCAAAGGAGTGGATTGACAACATCGACTTCTCCAACCCAGCAACGGCCCTGACAAAAGTCGCCGAAGAGTTCGACGGCTGGGCTCCGGAACTGACAGCGCTCATCACCAACGCGGACACGGCTCCTGTGCCTCGCCCGATCCATGCGCTCCCGATCGACCACAAATGGGACCGCACGCTCGGGGTGACCCTGCTCGGCGATGCGGCGCACCTGATGATCCCGTCTGGCGAAGGAGCCAACCTCGCCATGTTCGACGGCGCGGAGCTTGCGAAAGCCATCGCCGCCCACCCTGGCGATGTGGAAGCCGCGCTCCTCGCGTATGAAACGGACCTCTTCCCCCGCAGCGCATCCGAAGCCGCCGACGCGGAAGAAGTGCTCCACGTATGCCTCGGCCCCAACGCGCCCCAGAGCCTGGTGGATTTCTTTACGAACAACCAACCTGCCTGA
- a CDS encoding SDR family NAD(P)-dependent oxidoreductase encodes MQDKLVALVTGANQGIGLQIAKELTEHGYTVLVGSRSLEKGENAAQNIGADAHAVQLDVTDSDSIAAAAERIRSEFGRLDVLVNNAAISHAGEPGRSLEEMMNSSKASTASLDEVRAVFETNVFGVIAVTQAMLPLLRDAPAARIVNVSSGVGSLTLNSDPAFPYRAGFGVVYAASKTALNAVTLSFAIELESTNIKVNAASPGFTSTALNNFQGTETVEQGARNPIRVALETDGPTGAFTGPNGPLPW; translated from the coding sequence ATGCAGGACAAACTCGTCGCCCTGGTCACCGGGGCCAACCAGGGAATCGGTCTACAGATCGCGAAGGAACTCACAGAGCATGGCTACACCGTACTTGTCGGATCGCGCAGTCTTGAGAAAGGGGAGAACGCCGCGCAGAACATCGGAGCGGACGCCCACGCCGTCCAGCTTGACGTCACGGACTCGGACTCCATCGCTGCGGCGGCGGAACGCATCCGGAGCGAGTTCGGCCGGCTCGATGTGCTGGTGAATAACGCGGCGATCTCACATGCCGGAGAGCCAGGCAGATCGCTTGAGGAGATGATGAATTCGAGCAAGGCGAGCACGGCGTCGCTCGACGAAGTGCGGGCGGTCTTCGAGACCAACGTATTCGGCGTCATCGCCGTCACGCAGGCGATGCTTCCCCTCCTCCGGGACGCGCCGGCGGCGCGCATTGTCAACGTCTCCAGCGGCGTCGGCTCGCTGACGCTGAACTCGGACCCGGCCTTTCCGTATCGCGCAGGCTTCGGCGTCGTCTACGCCGCCTCGAAGACCGCCCTCAACGCGGTCACGCTTTCCTTCGCCATCGAACTCGAGTCGACAAATATCAAGGTCAACGCCGCGAGCCCGGGCTTTACTTCTACGGCTCTCAACAACTTCCAGGGGACGGAGACGGTCGAACAAGGCGCGCGCAACCCTATTCGCGTCGCCCTCGAAACGGATGGCCCCACGGGCGCCTTCACAGGCCCGAACGGCCCGCTCCCCTGGTGA
- a CDS encoding TetR/AcrR family transcriptional regulator, whose amino-acid sequence MVKKARGAQRREESLSRDRIIEASIEILDSRGEDGLTFRALAERLATGPGAIYWHIANKSDLLTAACDAIVARTLEACVAGATPQATIRALALGMFDAIDAHPWVGSALTDAPGHLPIVRIFERIGQQVRALGAAEDTHWAVASALLSYVLGVGGQNAANGQLARTRGLDRSDFLETMSTAWSQLDPDEYPFARSVAEQLRDHDDRMDFLAGIDLILKGIDAKR is encoded by the coding sequence ATGGTCAAAAAAGCGCGCGGCGCCCAGCGGCGGGAAGAATCACTCTCACGGGATCGCATCATTGAAGCGTCGATCGAGATTTTGGACAGCAGAGGAGAAGATGGTCTGACGTTCCGCGCTCTGGCCGAACGGCTCGCCACCGGTCCCGGCGCTATCTACTGGCATATCGCCAACAAGAGCGATCTGCTGACCGCCGCCTGCGACGCCATCGTCGCCCGCACGCTGGAGGCGTGCGTGGCCGGCGCGACGCCGCAGGCGACAATCCGCGCCCTGGCGCTGGGCATGTTCGACGCGATCGACGCGCATCCGTGGGTTGGTTCGGCGCTCACAGACGCCCCGGGGCATCTGCCCATCGTGCGCATTTTTGAACGCATCGGTCAGCAGGTTCGCGCGCTTGGCGCGGCGGAGGACACTCATTGGGCGGTCGCGTCCGCTTTGCTGAGCTACGTCCTTGGCGTCGGTGGTCAGAACGCGGCCAATGGGCAGCTTGCCCGGACGCGCGGCCTCGACAGATCTGACTTCCTGGAAACGATGTCAACCGCCTGGTCTCAGCTCGATCCGGACGAGTACCCATTCGCACGCAGCGTCGCCGAACAGCTCCGCGATCACGACGACCGTATGGATTTTCTCGCCGGAATCGATCTGATCCTCAAAGGCATTGACGCCAAGCGATAA
- a CDS encoding TetR/AcrR family transcriptional regulator produces MNDQSEGPGDVVEPRSRADRPVRADAQRNTDALLAAALAVFATSGVDAPVREIAAKAGVGVGTLYRHFPQRADLVAAVFRREVDACADTAPVLAAEHGPSEALARWMQRYAAFIATKRGLASALHSGDPTFDTLPAYFEKRLVPALRSLLTAAAAAGEVRNDIDANELLTAVAGLCMRGDDSNPTYAQRMVALLVDGLRYGAGLI; encoded by the coding sequence GTGAACGACCAATCAGAAGGTCCGGGGGATGTTGTAGAGCCTCGGAGCCGCGCGGATCGGCCGGTGCGCGCCGACGCTCAGCGGAACACCGATGCGCTGCTGGCGGCGGCCCTGGCGGTATTCGCGACTTCGGGGGTGGACGCTCCGGTGCGGGAGATCGCCGCCAAAGCGGGCGTCGGCGTCGGCACCCTATATCGTCATTTCCCCCAGCGCGCGGATCTCGTCGCGGCCGTATTCCGTCGCGAAGTCGACGCGTGCGCGGACACCGCGCCGGTCCTGGCGGCGGAGCACGGGCCAAGCGAGGCGCTGGCCCGCTGGATGCAGCGATACGCGGCCTTCATCGCAACCAAACGCGGCCTAGCCTCCGCCCTGCACTCAGGAGATCCCACATTCGACACCCTGCCCGCCTACTTCGAGAAGCGCCTCGTCCCCGCGCTTCGATCATTGCTCACCGCCGCCGCCGCTGCCGGCGAAGTGCGCAATGACATAGACGCGAACGAACTGCTGACCGCCGTCGCGGGCCTCTGCATGCGTGGCGACGACAGCAACCCCACCTACGCGCAGCGCATGGTCGCCCTGCTCGTTGACGGCCTGCGCTACGGGGCTGGGCTCATCTGA